Below is a genomic region from Raphanus sativus cultivar WK10039 chromosome 4, ASM80110v3, whole genome shotgun sequence.
ACAAAGTAACAGACTgtaaatcttatatttaatcTTTTACTTGTAACTTAGTTAACACGGAACCTTTTTCTTAATTTCCAATATTATAAACTCTGCCAACGTAGGTTAAAGGTCTTTTCATCTTACAACTATTTTGAGGTAATGATAATTACCCCAATTATCATTTTTGATCATTGAGTGTTCTCATCTACACACGTAACCTCAGATAGACCTGATCCTAATCatactaattaaaaatttaggaATCACCAAATCATGGTTAACTCTAACAAAACCTCATTAATTAACGAAAAGATCGCACGTCCTAGGCAAGGCTCGAAAGAAAGGACGAGATGACTCATTTAAATTAAGCCAGTAGTCACTCTCTCCAGGCGccgttctctctctcttttcctctcttctctctcttgctGGGAATGGTGAGTCAATTTCACCACTGAGAGAGCTCAAAATTCGCCTGACCTTGAGCTGACTTTATCCTCTTTTCGtgaaagtttttatttttttggacaaaagatCCGAAATTGAGAAACATGGGTCTGTCTTGGTTCAATTTTGCAGATGGAAACGAAAGAGTTCCCTGCATGGCTTAAGGTTCTGCTAAAAGAGAAGTTTTTCAACGCTTGCTTGGAACACGAAGATGCTAAGAAGAACGAGAAGAACATCTTGTGTATCGACTGCTGTCTTAGCATCTGCCCTCACTGTCTCCCTTCGCACAACTCTCATCGTCTTCTTCAGGTCTcctttaataaaaagaaaaacaaaattttcactttttttctttttgttaattatcGTCAAAGTTTTAAACTTTCTGTTATTGGAATCTTTTGCAGATAAGAAGGTACGTGTACAACGACGTTTTGAAGGTAGAGGATGGTTCGAAGCTAATGGACTGCTCTTTAATTcaggtttattaattaattagtaCCCTTAACACTCTCTTAATCCACTAATTTACATGGGTTATTGTGccctaattttatttttgtttgatggTGATTAAAGCCATACATAACGAACAGTTCAAAAGTTGTTTTCATCAACGAACGTCCACACTCACGACATTTTCGTGGCTCCGGCAACTTCTGTTACACCTGTGACCGGTCTCTCCAGTCTCCTTACGTCTTCTGCTCTCTCTCCTGCAAGGTgatctgattaaaaaaaaaaagaaacatccTTTCTCGTTAATTACGTtttcatttcaaattttatcaaTTACCCAATTCGATTCATCACTTTTCTTCATCTGGGtcggttttaatttttttgttttattacttTTCGGATGCACCATTAAAATCACACGCGTGTACGaatcataattaaaagaatttttatttattttttattaaattgtagATTAGTGACGTCATAATGAGACAAAGAGGACTCTCGGGTTTCTCCACGTCTGCAACGTTCTTCAATTAACGGACGAAGGAGGAACAACATCCACCACGCCTAGCTCCACGCTCCAGCCTACGGAGTCAGACGGTGACGACGGAGGTGTAGACATGTTCTGGTGTCAGGCGCTAGCTTGCACCGCGACAAGTGAAGTCGTACGGAAGAAAAGAAGCAGTTTGACGACGACTTGCCGGAGAGTCACGACGGTGGTTGCAACGACTAACACGGAAGCTCCGGTGAACTTTTTCAACCGGAGGAAGAACACTCCGCCGCAACGAGCACCGCTCTATTAGGTCCGTATGGAGTTTGGTTATAAAAAGTGGTAAGTAGAATGAATACACGTAACGTAACAAAATAGTTTGATTTTTagtaatgtttttaaattaagaaaaaaaaaatcaatatctaaataacgaatcaaattttaagaaaGAAAGCAGGTCTTCTGATTTTGTCTGGTCTGTGTACTGTGTCTAAAGTTAGAATTCTATGTTcatctttttttaaatactactgtatgaaaataatgaataatGTCTTCGTGAGGTAAATAATCTTACTTCCATGATTGCAATTTTCAGTTCACTAGTGTATTCATTTTCAGTTCACTAGTGTATTATTTACAGCGGTGTAGTAAATTATCAACTTTCGAGGATTATGAATCTGAATCAATAAATGCATTGGGCCGACCATATCTTTTCTTTAGCTGAGTTAAATGATACGTTTGAAAAGAGACCAAGTAAAACAGTGATGGAGAGAACTATACTATATAGTCTAAAAACGTGGCTGCAAAAGAATTTATGATCGTCTCTTCTTATAAATACTAGAAAAATTTAGGTTACACTACTTATAAATGAATCATTTGATATTAGTTGGTTGGTAATAAATGTGACAACAagatttttcagaaaaaaattccACGATAAGAGTGTTTTTGTGGTATGTGAATATGAGATTTGTCTGTATGTATAATGTTTTTTGTGTTTATGCACGAATGAAAATTGAAGAAATGGTTTTATATGGaaaaagaagacaagaagaTTGGGACAGACATTATGGATAAACGTGAAATTGTGAATGTTTTCTGAGGCAAATGGTCTTTGCTCTCCTGTTTCCCTGGACCACCTTCTCCTTTCCACTTCTTACTtgctctttttattttcttgttcttAGACCATATGAATAGTAATCAGGAGTAATAATACTAATGCTCTGCTCAATGCTATGCTCTGTTTATGTATATTAAACAAGTAAGCTATGTAAAGCTAATTAAAagttactaaaataaaaacgGAAACCGAGTTTTGCTGCTTTGTAGATTTGAATGCGACAGGCCATTTGTGTGCACTGGAACTTGaaccatatataataataaaaatactaatttccACAAATGCTTGGAGTTTGAAAACTATAAGGTAGTAACGGTTATCGAGTTTTGCTACTTTAGTG
It encodes:
- the LOC108853092 gene encoding LOW QUALITY PROTEIN: protein RGF1 INDUCIBLE TRANSCRIPTION FACTOR 1 (The sequence of the model RefSeq protein was modified relative to this genomic sequence to represent the inferred CDS: inserted 1 base in 1 codon), which translates into the protein METKEFPAWLKVLLKEKFFNACLEHEDAKKNEKNILCIDCCLSICPHCLPSHNSHRLLQIRRYVYNDVLKVEDGSKLMDCSLIQPYITNSSKVVFINERPHSRHFRGSGNFCYTCDRSLQSPYVFCSLSCKISDVIMRQRGLXGFLHVCNVLQLTDEGGTTSTTPSSTLQPTESDGDDGGVDMFWCQALACTATSEVVRKKRSSLTTTCRRVTTVVATTNTEAPVNFFNRRKNTPPQRAPLY